In Ilumatobacter fluminis, the following proteins share a genomic window:
- a CDS encoding aminotransferase class I/II-fold pyridoxal phosphate-dependent enzyme, giving the protein MNDHGGRVVAAARELGCGVDDLLDLSASLNPFAPDVAPIVERAARRSRWYPEERAATAAMAAALGEPPERVVLTNGASEAIAVLAALHPVGEVVDPEFSQYRRHLGAIEVGAPRWRSNPSAPCGRLAATTDEAFVWDESFHALAAGRWSRGDSSSWRLASLTKTWRCPGVRIGYVVAPTAGDAERFRESRPEWSVGAAACAVVEQLAGTSDLVGWARRIADARRHLADGLAARGLDVRETDANWVLVRDGGHLVEPLFRRHVLVRELGSYGLPGWLRVAVADDAGTDRFLATVDEVLR; this is encoded by the coding sequence GTGAACGACCACGGCGGCCGGGTCGTCGCTGCGGCGAGAGAGCTCGGTTGCGGCGTCGACGACCTGCTCGACCTGTCGGCGAGCCTCAACCCGTTCGCCCCTGACGTGGCCCCCATCGTGGAGCGGGCTGCTCGCCGGTCGAGGTGGTATCCCGAGGAACGTGCGGCCACCGCAGCGATGGCCGCTGCACTCGGGGAACCCCCTGAACGCGTCGTTCTCACCAACGGAGCGTCCGAGGCGATCGCGGTCCTGGCGGCGTTGCACCCGGTCGGTGAGGTCGTCGATCCGGAGTTCTCGCAGTACCGCCGTCATCTGGGAGCGATCGAAGTCGGGGCGCCGCGGTGGCGGAGCAACCCCTCGGCGCCGTGCGGGCGGCTCGCCGCCACGACGGACGAGGCGTTCGTGTGGGACGAGTCGTTCCACGCGTTGGCGGCCGGCCGCTGGTCGCGCGGCGACTCGTCGTCGTGGCGGCTCGCGTCGCTCACCAAGACCTGGCGGTGCCCCGGCGTCCGGATCGGGTATGTCGTCGCTCCGACCGCCGGCGACGCCGAACGGTTCCGCGAATCGCGTCCCGAGTGGTCGGTCGGCGCCGCCGCGTGCGCCGTCGTCGAACAGCTGGCCGGGACGAGCGACCTCGTCGGCTGGGCGCGCCGTATCGCCGACGCTCGCCGTCATCTGGCCGACGGGCTCGCGGCGCGCGGCCTCGACGTCCGTGAGACCGACGCCAACTGGGTGCTCGTGCGCGACGGTGGACACCTCGTCGAGCCGCTGTTCCGCCGGCACGTCCTGGTGCGTGAACTGGGCAGCTACGGGTTGCCTGGATGGCTACGCGTCGCCGTCGCCGACGACGCCGGAACCGATCGCTTCCTCGCGACCGTCGACGAGGTGCTCCGATGA
- a CDS encoding cobyric acid synthase produces the protein MTTPLIVLGCTSSAGKSLLTAALCRWSARRGIDVVPFKAQNMSNNARVVTGGEIGVAQWLQARAAGVEPTVSMNPVLVKPEADTRSQVVVRGRRDPAISALAWDDRHDLMWEAMRESFDELRHRHDLIVIEGAGSPAEINLRDQVNNRMVVHADAAALLVSDIDRGGSFAHLFGTWSLVPEATRTRLHGFVLNRFRGDPALLEPGPTTLTDLTGMAHAGTVPMLRHELPDEEGATLRSLGPVDGDRVAIVRFPYGSNLDEFRLLPLAARTIWTDDPAELERADWIVLPGSKHVAADLDWMRRRGLDSAVAAAARSGRRVVGVCGGAMMLGRRIHDPDGVESDRSTIDGIGLLPYDTHMAGDKLVTPTTVTVDGLDVDGYEIRHGRLVGVDGAPIGTLVEQGGITATTVHGVFEDERLLERWFARRVVDPLPDTFDLLADAVDEHLDTDLLERLIGC, from the coding sequence ATGACCACGCCCCTGATCGTGCTCGGGTGCACGTCGTCGGCCGGGAAGTCGTTGCTCACCGCAGCGCTGTGCCGGTGGTCGGCCCGGCGTGGCATCGACGTCGTCCCGTTCAAGGCGCAGAACATGTCGAACAACGCGCGGGTCGTGACGGGCGGGGAGATCGGCGTCGCTCAATGGCTCCAGGCCCGCGCTGCCGGTGTCGAGCCGACCGTGTCGATGAACCCCGTGCTCGTCAAACCGGAGGCGGACACCCGGAGCCAGGTCGTCGTCCGTGGACGTCGCGACCCGGCGATCAGCGCGCTCGCATGGGACGACCGACACGACCTGATGTGGGAGGCGATGCGGGAATCGTTCGACGAACTGAGGCACCGGCACGACCTGATCGTCATCGAGGGGGCAGGGAGCCCGGCGGAGATCAATCTGCGCGATCAGGTGAACAATCGGATGGTCGTCCACGCCGACGCTGCGGCGTTGCTGGTCAGCGACATCGACCGGGGCGGTTCGTTCGCCCACCTGTTCGGAACCTGGTCGCTGGTGCCGGAGGCGACGCGAACGAGGTTGCACGGCTTCGTCCTCAACCGGTTTCGCGGCGACCCGGCGCTGCTCGAGCCGGGACCGACGACACTCACCGACCTCACCGGCATGGCTCACGCCGGCACGGTACCGATGCTCCGCCACGAGCTACCCGACGAGGAAGGGGCGACCCTCCGCTCGCTCGGGCCGGTCGACGGTGACCGGGTGGCGATCGTCCGGTTCCCGTACGGTTCGAACCTCGACGAGTTCCGCCTGCTCCCGCTCGCTGCGCGGACGATCTGGACCGATGATCCGGCCGAACTCGAACGTGCCGACTGGATCGTGCTCCCCGGATCGAAACACGTCGCCGCCGACCTCGACTGGATGCGTCGACGAGGGCTCGACTCGGCGGTCGCAGCGGCCGCCCGCTCCGGACGTCGCGTCGTGGGCGTGTGCGGCGGGGCGATGATGCTCGGTCGTCGCATCCACGATCCCGACGGTGTCGAGTCGGACCGTTCCACGATCGACGGCATCGGTCTGCTGCCCTACGACACCCACATGGCCGGCGACAAGCTCGTGACGCCGACGACGGTGACCGTGGACGGGCTCGACGTCGACGGCTACGAGATCCGCCACGGTCGGCTGGTGGGCGTCGACGGTGCACCGATCGGAACGCTGGTCGAGCAGGGCGGCATCACGGCGACGACCGTGCACGGGGTGTTCGAAGACGAGCGGCTGCTCGAGCGGTGGTTCGCCCGGCGGGTCGTCGACCCGCTGCCGGACACGTTCGACCTGCTCGCCGATGCCGTCGACGAGCACCTCGACACCGACCTGCTCGAGCGTCTCATCGGATGCTGA